The following coding sequences lie in one Rutidosis leptorrhynchoides isolate AG116_Rl617_1_P2 chromosome 4, CSIRO_AGI_Rlap_v1, whole genome shotgun sequence genomic window:
- the LOC139844020 gene encoding G-type lectin S-receptor-like serine/threonine-protein kinase LECRK3 — translation MNDTGNFVLVSNDSRNLWESFKSPSDTLLPTQVMNLGFVMNSKMSRTNFSGGRFQLRLLSDGNLVLNGRDIASDVAYNAYYVSGTNDSSNIGDQLILDANGYLYILRKNGQTFDVGPRETVPSGDYYIRATLDFDGVFTLYYRAKNSVDNTSWSVAWLEPENICAAMRADNVGSGACGFNSVCRLDGASRPICECPKGFSLLDPNDPYGDCKFNFIPNCNEKESDYEENIDFIELANINWPFADYLKLLSGSMNECKELCLYDCFCAVAVYDGTNCWKKRLPLAHGWMNDTELGRAFVKFRKNELPSNSPTQFRERTKGQKTVITVVSALLGSSVFVNVILVGAICLGFVLSYKKSYNQVDKVVETNLTYFSYNELVEATNAFKEQLGKGSFGIVFKGTLGTKSVAVKKLTTLVEDGDKEFKNEVDSIAKTHHRNLVQLLGYCDEGQQRLLVYEYMSNGTLATFLFGDKRPSWEQRSNIALGVAKGLAYLHEECSTQIIHCDIKPQNILLDDNYNPKIADFGLAKLLKMNESRTNTGIRGTKGYVAPEWFRNTPVTTKVDVYSFGVLLLEIVTCRKSVKEYESGNEYGAILTDWAWDCFHDKTLDALVGNDLEALDDHKRLTAFVMVGLSCVQETPSMRPTMRNIIQMLEGVVDVNEPPCAYPFSIASN, via the coding sequence ATGAACGACACGGGTAACTTTGTACTTGTTAGTAACGATTCGCGCAATCTATGGGAGAGTTTTAAGTCTCCATCTGATACCTTGTTACCTACTCAAGTTATGAATTTAGGGTTTGTGATGAATTCGAAGATGAGCAGGACGAATTTTAGTGGGGGACGGTTTCAGTTACGCTTGCTTTCAGATGGGAATCTTGTTCTTAACGGCCGAGATATAGCTTCTGATGTCGCTTATAATGCGTACTACGTCAGCGGTACGAATGATTCTTCGAATATCGGTGATCAGTTGATCTTAGATGCAAATGGATACTTGTATATATTGAGAAAAAATGGTCAAACGTTTGACGTTGGCCCACGAGAAACAGTTCCGTCTGGCGATTATTATATCCGGGCCACGCTTGATTTCGATGGAGTGTTTACGCTGTACTATCGAGCCAAAAATAGTGTCGATAACACGAGCTGGAGTGTCGCATGGTTGGAGCCGGAAAATATATGTGCAGCTATGAGGGCGGATAATGTAGGAAGTGGTGCTTGTGGGTTCAATAGTGTTTGCAGGCTCGATGGTGCGAGCCGGCCTATCTGTGAATGTCCGAAAGGGTTTTCTTTACTGGATCCGAACGATCCGTATGGTGACTGTAAATTTAATTTCATTCCAAATTGTAACGAAAAGGAGTCAGATTATGAAGAAAATATCGATTTCATAGAGCTTGCGAACATAAATTGGCCGTTTGCTGACTACCTGAAATTACTTTCAGGTAGCATGAATGAATGTAAAGAATTATGCTTGTATGATTGCTTTTGTGCAGTGGCCGTTTATGATGGAACTAACTGTTGGAAGAAGAGGTTGCCGCTTGCGCACGGATGGATGAATGATACGGAACTTGGGCGGGCGTTCGTGAAATTTAGAAAAAACGAACTTCCTTCAAATAGCCCGACCCAGTTTAGAGAGAGGACGAAAGGCCAGAAAACGGTTATAACCGTAGTATCGGCCCTGTTAGGTAGCTCTGTGTTTGTAAATGTCATATTAGTTGGTGCTATCTGTCTCGGTTTTGTTCTGAGCTACAAAAAAAGTTATAACCAAGTTGATAAGGTTGTCGAAACCAATCTGACTTATTTTTCATATAACGAGCTCGTTGAAGCTACGAACGCATTCAAGGAACAACTGGGAAAGGGCTCTTTTGGGATAGTCTTTAAAGGGACGTTAGGAACGAAGAGTGTTGCGGTCAAGAAGTTGACTACATTGGTCGAAGATGGCGACAAAGAATTTAAAAATGAGGTTGACAGTATCGCGAAAACTCATCATAGAAATTTAGTGCAGCTTCTTGGCTACTGTGATGAAGGTCAGCAAAGGCTATTAGTTTACGAGTACATGAGCAACGGAACATTGGCAACGTTTCTTTTTGGAGACAAGCGACCGAGTTGGGAACAACGGAGCAATATCGCTTTAGGAGTTGCAAAGGGACTAGCGTATCTTCATGAAGAGTGTAGTACACAGATTATCCATTGTGATATAAAGCCTCAAAATATACTTCTTGATGATAACTATAACCCTAAAATTGCGGACTTTGGATTGGCGAAACTTTTGAAGATGAATGAGAGCCGAACGAATACAGGAATACGAGGAACTAAAGGTTATGTAGCTCCTGAATGGTTTAGGAATACTCCTGTTACCACGAAAGTTGATGTGTATAGCTTTGGTGTGTTGTTACTTGAGATTGTTACGTGTCGAAAAAGTGTGAAGGAATATGAGAGTGGAAATGAATATGGAGCGATCTTGACTGATTGGGCATGGGACTGTTTTCACGATAAAACTTTGGATGCGTTGGTTGGGAACGATTTGGAGGCTTTAGATGACCACAAGAGGCTAACGGCGTTTGTGATGGTTGGTCTTTCGTGCGTCCAAGAAACACCGTCTATGAGGCCAACCATGAGGAACATCATTCAGATGCTCGAAGGAGTTGTCGATGTTAATGAACCACCATGTGCATATCCTTTCTCTATTGCATCAAACTGA